The nucleotide sequence TCCGAGCAGATAACGGGGACTTTATAGACACGGGTCAGTCCTTCGAGACGCGACGCCGAGTTTACTTTATCGCCGATAACCGTATTTGTCATGCGTACGTACGAACCGATATTCCCGTAGAACACAGTTCCCCCGTCGATACCCACGCCGACTTCGAGCAGTACGGCCTTATAGACCTTCTCCTCGAGTTCGGTCAGCGAGCCCTTCGTGCGGATAATTTCCTCTTTCCGTTTATGCATCTCCATACGGAGCTGTTCCGCAACTTCCTGTATCTTATACCCGGACAGTACCGCTTCCAGCGATTTATTCATCTGCATTTCATCGATAACACCGTACACCGCAAGCAATGCGTCCCCGATGATCGACCCGATGATACCGTCGAGATTCACGATCTCACGGATGGCGCGGTCGTAATGGATGTTCAGGAGTTTGATGATATCGGTGCCGAGGGTTTCGGTGATATAGGTAAAGCTCTTGATATCGGTGAAAAGCATCGTCAGCTCGAGCTGTTTTCCCTCGAGGCGGACTTCCTTCTCGCTGTACGCCTTTCGGACTATGTCCTTATTGACGAATTTTCTGAATATTAATAGAAGGTTATTGATCGTGGTAGAGAGGGAGTTGAACGCCATACCGAGGAATGTCACATCGTCGTTCGGCGCTTTATGGACGTCTACAAAATCCAACTGCTGATCCTTGGTCATATTCATAATGGAGTTGGTGATCTGCCCGATGAAGTGGGTGAGGCGCTGGATAACGAATACCCCGATAATCGTGCTTACCACGGTGATTATCGCGATAATCAGCGCTATATTAAGGAAAATATCCTGAGAGGGCTCGTTAAATTCGTTCATTTCCTCGGCGCGGATCAGATAAACGCCCCACTTCGGGTTGTA is from Brevinematales bacterium and encodes:
- a CDS encoding adenylate/guanylate cyclase domain-containing protein; this translates as MKNTFSEFLLGKKVGTARVVPLSTKIVLVFVIFILASNFVSNYINLVMNQGELIQSMKQLLIKDLKEIYTFCNNQREIFEFNKNTSMVVSNVETRSLNTFKNKKAVLLGVKSDGSFLFQASKIEKAAAFEDQAALKTMLATGTNSATEGAINFTLHGESYLGIYKYNPKWGVYLIRAEEMNEFNEPSQDIFLNIALIIAIITVVSTIIGVFVIQRLTHFIGQITNSIMNMTKDQQLDFVDVHKAPNDDVTFLGMAFNSLSTTINNLLLIFRKFVNKDIVRKAYSEKEVRLEGKQLELTMLFTDIKSFTYITETLGTDIIKLLNIHYDRAIREIVNLDGIIGSIIGDALLAVYGVIDEMQMNKSLEAVLSGYKIQEVAEQLRMEMHKRKEEIIRTKGSLTELEEKVYKAVLLEVGVGIDGGTVFYGNIGSYVRMTNTVIGDKVNSASRLEGLTRVYKVPVICSDYVKEEIEKTSSKFGITFVELDTVQVKGKTEGVTVYWPIPEDRMTKEIQDNIKIFADGLKDYYKGDWVKANEKFMKVDLALAEVFRERTQKKIAPSNWSGIWTMTTK